The following proteins come from a genomic window of Theileria equi strain WA chromosome 2 map unlocalized gcontig_1105316255037, whole genome shotgun sequence:
- a CDS encoding conserved hypothetical protein (encoded by transcript BEWA_044030A) — protein sequence MITDDDRYIELFKLQKLFGSSFSVSSDHNSDSIDNLYSNNTVNATIFLKPTDPEFDLSLLSPSDGIKVLICLNSDDSESNNPSGSITSSSEVTADALSQIQDGIHALSLVQSTPTSNCRYYQVNDVEDIKIENENLSDVAKRIIQKVLFDYIYKNRKVRKYVVYESLKFLDKNLVQIFSIAKSLPNQQPITTEESKNAVESPTSAKESETVKVETPWTLEEQKCLEDGLVRAKGITDVRQKWLFISKIVKTRTPDQCRKRFIRCRELLLKKNEATTEPEREEPALDRTAPLTLLGLDMKKISLAKIGTFILELSCIRCASQFEAHFIDTGEKTILYNDSCKKCNVTHRCEFATSLVFPSQPLVGRLSLINTNFKDFNNGEFALTCEDCDTQCKIRDIKIGTKKSLNCRGCFAKFQFSFEGIEFGEREP from the exons ATGATTACCGACGATGACCGCTATATAGAGCTTTTCAAGTTGCAAAAACTCTTTGGAAGCTCATTTAGCGTCAGTAGTGATCATAATAGCGATAGTATAGATAATTTGTACAGTAATAATACTGTAAACGCTACTATTTTTCTGAAACCTACAGATCCGGAGTTCGATCTCTCACTTTTGTCGCCAAGTGATGGCATAAAAGTACTTATTTGTCTTAATTCTGATGATTCTGAATCGAATAATCCCTCTGGTTCTATAACTAGTAGCTCTGAGGTCACGGCCGATGCACTTTCTCAGATACAAGATGGAATCCATGCCCTGTCTTTGGTACAAAGCACTCCTACGTCTAACTGCAGGTATTATCAAGTAAATGATGTTGAAGACATAAAGATAGAGAATGAGAACTTGTCAGATGTCGCTAAAAGGATCATACAGAAGGTGTTATTTGActatatttataaaaatcGCAAAGTTAGAAAGTATGTAGTATATGAATCTTTAAAGTTTCTCGATAAGAATCTTGTTCAAATATTCTCAATCGCAAAATCATTGCCAAATCAGCAGCCAATCACTACCGaagaatccaaaaatgCAGTTGAATCTCCAACCTCTGCGAAAGAATCTGAAACAGTAAAAGTAGAAACTCCATGGACTCTAGAAGAACAAAAATG CTTGGAGGATGGGCTAGTACGAGCCAAAGGAATAACAGATGTAAGGCAGAAATGGTTATTCATATCTAAAATTGTAAAGACGAGGACACCTGATCAATGCAGAAAGAGATTTATACGTTGTAGGGAGCTTCTCTTGAAAAAGAATGAG GCTACAACGGAACCGGAGAGGGAGGAACCCGCATTAGACAGGACTGCTCCTTTAACCTTGCTAGGGCTTGACATGAAGAAAATATCTCTTGCAAAGATTGGAACGTTTATTCTGGAGCTATCATGTATTAGATGTGCTAGTCAATTTGAAGCCCATTTTATTGATACTGGTGAAAAAACTATTCTTTATAACGATAGTTGTAAAAAATGCAACGTTACACACCGTTGCGAGTTTGCCACGTCTTTGGTATTTCCATCTCAACCCCTAGTTGGGAGGCTTTCCCTaataaatacaaatttcAAG GATTTTAACAATGGAGAATTTGCCCTTACATGTGAAGACTGTGATACACAGTGTAAAATACGTGACATTAAAATAG GTACTAAAAAAAGTCTAAACTGTCGTGGTTGTTTCGCAAAATTTCAGTTTAGCTTTGAGGGTATAGAGTTTGGAGAAAGGGAACCGTAG